TCAGAGCCGGGACTAGGTCACTAGCCACCGACACATTGTCAGCGTCATCAAATGCGCGCTGGCGTATCGCATTTAAGTTTTCACCGTTTCGCATCACGAGTGCCAGGATGCGAATCTCTTTAGTATTTTCCCCAGACTCAGGAGCAAGTTCCTCGTCAGGTTGCATTGAAATTAAGCGCTCCACCGAAATGGCAGCGCCCCCAATTTCTGCCGGCCAACTTATCTTTGCTAGTGAATCAATTAAATTCTCGTTATCAAGTTGAATCTCTTGTTCTACAAACGAGTATGGAATTGTTGCATTTTCAGCAAGTAATTCTGGATGATCAAGGGCTAATGTGGAATTTTCAACAATCCCAAAGAGCCGAGCGGGTCGGTCCCATCCCGCTGCAGCCACGAATTCGTCGAGTTCTCGGATGGTTTGCGCTAGCACTGAATCATTGACCATGTAGTCAATTCTGACTTACCGATATTTCAGCAAACACATAGGCTAGGGGTGTGAGTAATCCCAGTGCCCCAAATGTCCGCCGTAGCCCGCTGGCTGTCCTAATTTCAGTCTTAATTTTCTCGTTTATCTTGCTCTCTATTGTTGCAAGTTTCTGGGCCGATTGGCAGTGGTATGTCTCCGTTGATCATTCTGCCGTCTTCCTGACTCAGTTGAAAATTCGATTCTTCCTTTTTGTAGTAGCTGCCATTCTGACTTCTGTAGTACTAGGTGCCAGCCTCCGCTTGGCTTATCGCAGCCGGCCCATTCTGATTCCGGTAACTCCGGAAGAAATCGCAATTGAACAGTATCGTGGCGGCCTAGAGCCTCTTCGCAAAGTGCTATTCAACCTCGCCCCTTTGGGTTTAGGCCTCCTAGTTGGAATCTCGTCGGCTAGCCAGTGGCGGACATTATTGGTGTGGCGGAACTCTTCGCCATTTGGCAAAAAAGATCCGCAGTTTGGAAAAGACATCTCATTCTTTATGTTTGATTTACCATTCTGGCGATTTTTTCTAGGCATACTTTTCACGGTCACAGTATTTGCGGCTATCGCTAACGTAATCGTGCATTACATTTACGGTGGCTTTAATCCACGAAACATCGGTCGCGTAAATAAAGCGACTAGGCAACAAGTTGTGTTCTTTCTTGGCATGATTGCATTGCTAAAAGGCTTTGCTTATCACTTAGATAAATTTGCACTTGCCACTAAATCTGACACGCTGATTACGGGCCTAAAGTACACAGATGTCCACGCGGTACTACCAGCTAAATCCATTCTGACCTACATTGCATTTGCCACCGCAATACTGTTCTTCATTTCGCTTTTTAGAACCGGATGGACCGTCCCATTCATTGCATTAGGAACAATGTTTGGCGCCTCACTTTTAATTGGCGGCTTGTATCCCGCATTTGTTCAGCAGGTGCAGGTTAAGCCAAGTGAGTTGGCGCGCGAGACTCCTTACATCCAACGAAATTTGGAATCCACGGTTAGTGCCTATGGGCTTGGAAAAGCACAAATCAAGGAATACAAAGCAATCGACAATGCTTCACGCGCATCTATCGGCAAGGATGCCTCAACCTTGGCAAATGTTCGCTTACTTGATCCAAGTATTGTTTCGCCAACTTTCCGAAATCTGCAGCAGATTCGTGGTTTCTACGCCTTCCCAGATTCCTTAGATATTGACCGCTATTCAATCGATGGCGTCAAACGTGGTGCAGTGCTTGCAGTTCGTGAAGTCAACCTTGATGGGGTGGCGGAAAACCAGCGCAATTGGTTCAACGACCACATGGTATTTACCCACGGCTACGGTCTAGTAGGCGCTTTCGAAAATAAGGTTGGCTCTGAAGGCGCACCAAGTTTCTTGGAAAGCGATATCCCACCACAGGGCGCATTGGATATTAAGCAGCCGCGAGTTTACTTCGGTGAACAATCTCCCGCGTATTCAATTGTGGGTGCGCCAAAGGGGGCGGACCCCAAAGAGTTGGATTACCCAGATGACCGCAGCGCTAACGGGCAGAAAAACAATACTTACGATGGCACGGGTGGAGTACCAGTTGGCAATCTGTTCCAGCGCCTGGTTTTCGCTCTGCACTATCAGGATGTAAATATTTTGCTCTCCAATCAGATTTCCAGCGAAAGTAAATTACTTTATGACCGCGATCCAGCAACTCGGGTTCGTAAAGTTGCGCCTTGGTTGACTCTGGACACCGATCCATATCCAGCCGTGGTCGATGGTCGGATTCAATGGATTGTAGATGGCTACACAACCTCAAATTCATATCCATATTCAGCTCGAGTCTCACTAAGGGATGCGACCGCTGACTCAGTAAATGCTCAGACTAACAGCTTTAATTCTCAAGACATCACTTACATTCGTAATTCAGTTAAAGCCACTGTCGATGCCTACGATGGCACAGTCAAGATTTACGCATGGGACAACACCGACCCATTGCTAAAAGTTTGGACGAGTGCTTTCCCTGGTGTTGTTCAATCCAAGTCGCAAATTCCTGCTGGCGTATTAGAACATGTCCGCTATCCCGAGGATATGTTCAAAGTGCAGCGCGATATTTTGGCCAAGTACCATGTCAAAGATCCGCAAGCTTTTTACTCGGGCCAGGATTTCTGGAATCTGCCAGACGACCCAACAAAGCCATCGATAAACCAAGCTCAGCCACCGTATTACTTGACGCTGAAAATGCCCGACCAAAAACAGGCAACATTCTCCCTGACTACAACATTTGCCCCGAATAAGCGCCAGACTTTGGCTGCTTTCATGGCGGTTAATTCCGAACCAGGTCCAGACTATGGCACCATTCGAGTGTTGCAGTTACCGCGTAACACAACCATCCCAGGTCCAACGCAGGTGCAGAACAACTTCGAATCCGATCCTGATGTCTCGGCGAAACTCTCGCTGTTACGTCAAGGTGGTTCAGATGTAGTGCTTGGTAATTTGCTCTCTCTTCCTGTTGGCGGGGGACTTCTGTATTTCGAACCGGTTTATGTTCGTGCCAGCCAAGGCGATGGCTACCCCTTGCTCCGAAAAGTTTTGGTCTCATTTGGTTCTAAAGTTGCATTTGAAGACGACTTGGCAACTGCGCTGGCGAAGGTGTTCTCAGGACAAACTACGACTGATCCAGGGACGAAACCAACTGGATCTGTAACTGCGCAACTTGCCGACGCCATCTCACGGGCCAACGCTGCTTACGAGCAAGGACAGAAAGCGTTAGCCAAAGGCGACTTCGCTGCCTATGGAGCTGCGCAAAAGCGACTCGAAACAGCATTAGCCACCATCACCGAACTGGGCAAAAAGGTCAGCAAGTAGCTAGCAATCGCAGCCAAGCGATTTGTAAGTATGCAAACCTTGTCGTATTCTTATGAAGCCGACGCGGGGTGGAGCAGCTCGGTAGCTCGCTGGGCTCATAACCCAGAGGTCACAGGTTCAAATCCTGTCCCCGCTACTAATAAGAAAAGACCCCTCCTTGGGGTCTTTTCTTATTATCTAAGTAAGGAAAGCCAGGATTTGAGGAGATGTGGTTTTCCAATGTTCTGGAAAACCACATTGGAGTCCTGTCCCCGCTACCCTTGCCACGGCGGCAGGACCACTTCTCACAAAAACTCCAATCCAGCCTTGGCACTTCTACAGCAATCCCAACAACTCTCAAATTCCCCCAAATTTGTTAACCTTCACTACCTAGACTCAAGGAGCACGTGATTCGGGGGAGCGACTATGAAGATTGAGATTGACTCACCAAGCGCTCGATTGTCTTTGGTTAAGTAACGTCAATGACTTGGACAGTACCCGCAGGAGGGCGAACTCGACACGGCTGGAATACGCCAGTTACTGCGCCTGGTCCGGCCAGTCGCGACATGCTGCGACGCATTAGGGAAATCCAACATAATCCACTGGACTTTTTATTTGAAACTTGGCAGCAATTTGGTGATGTTGTTCAGTTTCCAATTCCACGCCCAGCAACCTACCTCGTAAGTTCGCCACAGGGTGCTCGAGAAGTATTGGCGCAAAAGCACAAACTAATGAGCAAGCAGACAGTGCAGTACTCAACGCTTTCACTGGTAACCGGTGAAGGGTTATTAACAGCAGATACTGAAGTGTGGAAGACTTCACGCCGGCAGTTAGCTCCGGCATTTCACAAAGGCATGATTGATCTTGCAGTCAAGCCCGTATCGAATGCATTGATTCGCCTTGAAAAGACTTGGCAAGAACTAACAAGTGCTGGTCCTGCCATCATTGATGTCGATCAAACAATGATGAATCTGGCGTTGGAGATTACTGGTGCGACGCTTTTCGGTACCGACCTCACTACCGAAGTAGATCGAATAACTGGAGCAACGCTCAAAGCTCTGCATGGTGTAGTTCGCCGAGCACGCACCCCACTACCTTTACCTTTGGCAATCCCAACACCTCGTAACCTGGGTATGCGTAGCGCAATCAAGCAACTAGATGACGCGGTATCTAACATCATTGATCAACGCCTAGCTGATCCACTGGCCGCTGGACAACCAATCCGAGACATGCTTGACGTCCTGATGGATACCTCACTTGAACACCCACTAACTCGACAGCAGATTCGAGATGAAGTTGCCACATTTATTGTTGCGGGGCATGAAACTATTGCTAGTGCACTTACTTGGGCCTGGAATCTACTTGGAGCAAATCCAATTGAAGCACAGCGCCTTGCAGATGAACCGCAGCGCGCTGGGTTGGTATTCGACGAAGCTTTACGGCTCTACCCTCCGGCCTGGGTGATATCACGGCGCACTTTGAGTCCAGTTGAAGTTGATGGATTCCTGATTCCTACCGACTCTTTGGTAATAGTTAGCCCTTGGATTGTGCACCGCCATCCTGATGCGTGGCAGGATTACGAAAACTTCAAGCCTGATCGATTTATAAACGGACAACCGATGCTTGGCTACCTTCCATTTGGAACCGGTCCTCGCCTTTGTATTGGGCGAGACCTCGCGAAAATGCAAGGAGCACAAATTATGAGTCGCCTGGCTATCAATTGGAAACTCAGCCCAATTCATCAGCAGAAAATTCCGATTGAGGCCTCAGTGACGCTTCGCCCAGATGGCGGCTTGCCAATGCGCTTGAAGCGAGTAAAACATTAGTTACCAGAAATAGTTCGAAGTGCAACACTGTGTAACAGTGAGTTGGTAGTTACAGCACTCTTGTGTTGCAGCGGGTCACTTCCGTCAAGGGCAGTTACCGCGCCACCCGCCTCACGGACGATTGCAATAAATGCAGCCATATCCCAAACACTTAGTTCTGGTTCAATAGCGATGTCCACAACACCTTCGGCCACCATTACATGAGACCAGAAGTCTCCGTACGCTCGTGATCGCCAAGTAGCGCGCTGCAGATTACCCAGTGCCGATTCATAGCCGGTCCATCCGGTGGGGTCACTGTAGGACAGTGAGGCATCGCCAATGTTAGAAACATCAGAAACATGAATTGGACGCACCGACCCGTCAACATCTTTTGTGAATGCGCCACCGCCAAAGTTCGCCCACCAGCGACGGCCCAGTGCAGGGGCGGAAACTACGCCGAGTTTTAGTTCATCATCTTCAATCAGGGCTATTAGTGTGGCCCAAACTGGCACGCCTCGAACATAATTTTTAGTTCCGTCAATCGGATCAATAATCCATTTCCGTTTTGCATCTAGTCCAGTATCCTGATGCTCCTCACCAATTACGCCATCATCAGGATGTGTGCTGGCTAGCTCATCCCGAATAAAGGTCTCGACAGCTTGATCAGCTTCGGTAACAGGGGAGTTATCTGGTTTGGCATCAACCCTTAAATCCTGGGCTCGATAGCGATTCATGGTGATGATGTCAGCCTGGTCGGCTAACTTTAGAGCAAGAGTTAAATCAACATCCACAAAATAACCGTATCGGTTAGTTCCCGATTTCGGAATTTACATGTGCAGGAGTAACGATGGCACGGCAGTCTAGAAAATCTGCGGCACTTACAACTGCGGCCGTTGCTGCGGTAAAGCAAAGTGCCGATTATTTGCAAAAACACCCAGACGCCATCAAAAAAGTCCTAAAAGAGTTTCCGAAAAAATTGGATAGCACTTCGGACAAAATCTCGTTCGCTACTCAGGCAACGGCCATGTATTACGCCGTGCGCGACCCAAAAACCTCACTAAAAGTTAAGGCGCTGCTTGCAGCGGCCCTGGCTTATTTCATTTTGCCGCTGGATTTCATCCCAGATTGGCTAGTTGGCATTGGCTTCACTGACGATTTGGCAGTCATCTTGATGGTTTTGCGACAGTTATCCGGATCAATAACTGAAGAGCATTACGCCTCAGCTAGACGGCGCTTGCAACGCGAACAATAGTCGGCGCAGCGAACTTAATCTGGCAGCTCCGCCAGAACCAGCCTCGCCCTTGCTAACCCAGTCATCAAGCGCGCAATCTGGCGGTGCAATTCCGTCACTGTTCACATGAGTACATGCTCGTGGACATTCGTGAGCACCATCCACTAGTTCAGGAAAACTTTCAATAATGCGATCCGGGTCGACATGGGCCAAGCCAAACGAGCGCAAGCCTGGCGTATCAATTACCCAGCCGGTGTCTTCTGGCAAGGCTAGAGCCTGGGCTGATGTTGATGTGTGCTTACCGCGGCCTGTGATGTCGTTGACATCTCCGGTAGTGCGCATTGCAGTTGGTACTAAAGCATTGACCAGAGTTGACTTTCCGACGCCAGAGTGACCAACAAATACTGTCATGTGTCCCAGCAGAGCTTCACGGACTTGCTCAATCCCGGCTTTACTTGTTTGATCAACTGAAATGTACTTCAGGTCCATTCCGCTGTAGTTGCTAAGAAGTTCATCGGGTGATTTCAAATCAGTCTTAGTTAGTATCAGTATCGGCTCGAGCCCAGCTTCAAAAGCTGCAACTAATGTGCGGTCAATCAGACCCACTCGTGGCTCTGGATTGGTTGTTGCCGTCACAATTGCCAGCTGGTCAGCATTTGCCACAATCATTCGTTCAACTGGGTCAGTGTCATCAGCAGTTCGCATGAGTGCGGTTGACCGGTCAAGAACTTCAACTAACCGAGCAAGTGTGTCTGGTCGACCACTTAGGTCACCAACAAGTCGCACTTTGTCTCCAACTACAACTCCCTTTCGGCCAAGTTGTCTTGCTTTTACGGTTACGACCTCAGTCTGCTGTTCATGAGCAACTCCATCCGGGACAACGCAAGTAATCCGACCTCGAGCAACTGCAACAACCATGCCGACAACTGCATCTGAAAAGTCTGGGCGGTCCTTAGATCGACGACGGGAATTAGTTCGACTTGGCCGCCGACTAAAAGAGTCTTCGTCTATGTGGCTCACGCGTTCACCATGACATGCCACATCACATCAAAGTCTGGGAGCGTCTTGCCAGTAGTGGCAATGTCTTCAATTTGGAGATTGGGCACAGCCAACCCCAATACAGCGCCGGCCATCGCCATTCGATGATCATGGTAAGTTGCAAAACTTCCACCATGCAGTGGCTGCGGATTAATAATTAGACCATCAGCGGTTTCGGTCACTTCACCGCCTAAGCGGTTAATTTCGGTTGCTAATGCTGAAATGCGATCAGTCTCATGTCCGCGTAGATGCGCGATACCGGAAAGGTGCGATGGCCCCTGCGCTAGTGCACACAACGCAGCTATGACTGGGGTCAGTTCACCAACTTCATGTAAGTCGGCGGTCAAGCCGTGCAATTGGCCGCCAGTAAATGTCACATCATTCCCGGAACGAGTGACAGTTGCACCCATTTGCGTCAGCAACGAGCGAAGTGCGTCGCCAGCCTGTGTGGTGCGTAGTGGCCAGTCTGGAATTGTGACCGAGCCACCGCAGACAAGTGCAGCGGCCACAAATGGAGCAGCATTTGAGAGATCTGGTTCAACGGTGACATTGAAGGCATTCGGTATACCTGGATAAACTCGCCAAATCGCATGTCGCTCATCAATGATTTGGGTGGCAACTTGAATTCCCACGGAAGCCAAAACCTCTATGGTCATATCTATGTGCGGCATAGAAGGTAATACCCCGCCTTTATGCTCTACCTCTAGACCGCCATCGTAGCGGGAGCCAGCAAGCAACAAGGCGCTGACAAATTGTGAGGAAGCAGATGCGTCTAGGGTTACTTTTGATCCTGCGACATATCCCTTGCCATGTACCGTGAACGGCAGCGTGCCTCGAAGTTCATCGTCGACATCTACCTCCAGTGATTTCAGAGCTTCAATAATTCGGTGCATTGGGCGAGTTCGAGCGCCGGTATCCCCATCAAAGCGGACATCACCAGTTGCTAACGCAGCAACTGGTGGAACGAAGCGCATGACAGTTCCTGCCAGGCCACAATCAATCTCTGCGGGACCACAGAGCGTGCCTGGTGTAACCACATACGCATCGTCTGAATATTCAATTCCCACGCCCAAACTAGAAAGTGCAGCTGCCATCAGTCGAGTATCACGAGCAACCAGAGGGTGAGTTATGCGGCAAGTGCCAGCTGCCAATGAAGCTAAAACCAGCCAACGATTAGTCAATGATTTAGAGCCTGGAATTCGAACATGGGTCGAAAGTGGAGTATTGCGCATCGGCGCATTCCATAGATCAACCATGTGCTTAAGCCTAACGGCTGACAGACTAATACTCATGTGTGGAAGGTATGCCCTGAAAACTGATCCCAAAATTATTGCTTCGCAGTTTGGGGTCACTGAAGCAGCCATTTCTGGCACCTATCTTGGAATGTTAGGTGGCACCACTATTGCGGCTGAACAATTGACTGCACAAATGCTCATCCCAAGTTTCAACATCGCACCAACCCATCGTGTTCCGGCAGTTGTGCAGATTGATCAACAGCGCACATTAGCAACTTTCCAATGGGGCTTAATTCCTTCCTGGGCCAAAGATGCCAGTATCGGCGCTCGATTAATTAATGCTCGAGTGGAAACGATTTTGGAAAAGCCTTCGTTTCGCAACGCCGCACAGCGACAGCACTGCATTATCCCTGCTGATGGCTGGTTCGAATGGCAAACCATTGGTGCCAGAAAGAAAGTTCCACATTACTTCAGCAGAACTGACGGTAATGTTCTGGGCCTAGCAGGAATTTATGAATCATGGCAACAGCCAGGTGGCGAGAAAATTTGGTCATTTTCTTTGATAACTACCGAAGCCCGACACCCGTTCAGTGAAATTCACGATCGCATGCCGTTACTAGTCTCAACTCAAACCACCGAACTCTGGTTAACTGATGGACCGACGGCAATTGCTGAGCTGCTCGCTCACCAAGTGCCAATGGCGGAACTTACCGAGTGGGAAGTGAGTTCAGCTGTGGGACAGGTTAGAAATAACAACCCGAGTTTGGTTGAGCCAGTGAATCCAGAAGACGAAGTATTACCCTTATTTCGCTAGAAAACCTTTTCGATTCGCAGACCACTGACAGGGAATAAACATCTGAGGGATTGGGTTGAATCTCACATGGCTACCCCTTGCTTAGATTGCCCGCCCGAGCCAAGCGTTCAGTTGACTGCCTCACAAACAGAACTTTTGGATTTCTCTGGCAATCCGCAAACTGGTCTTGGCAGTCATCACGAAAAGGAAAAGCCAGGAGTAGGGTCGTTCTATATGAGCCCTAGCGATGCGAAAGACATTTCAGAAGAGACTGAAGGTCAGTCTAAATCCAAATTGTCACCCGAGCTCACTGCCCGATTTGAACAAGATGCGCTTCCTTTCTTAGATCAAATTTATGCCGGCGCATTGCGCATGACGCGCAATCCAAGTGATGCGCAGGATTTAGTTCAGGAAACTTTTATCAAAGCTTTTCGAGCCTTCGGTGGTTTTCAGGAAGGAACAAATCTCAAGGCTTGGCTTTATCGAATTCTGACTAACACCTACATCAACCAATATCGAAAAGCCCAGCGCGAGCCGCGTGTTAATCCAACTGACGAGATTCATGATTGGCAAATGGCCGATGCGGCTCGCCACAGTTCAGGTGGACTTCGGTCAGCCGAATCTGAAGCGCTGGACCTATTGCCTAACACGGTTATTGCTGATGCCTTTGCCCAAGTTCCAGATGATTTTCGAAATGCGGTTTACCTGGCCGATGTTGAAGGTTTTGCCTACAAAGAAATTGCGGAGATTATGGATGTCCCAGTTGGCACAGTGATGTCTCGGTTGCATCGTGGCCGAAAGGCATTACGCGAGTTGCTTTCCGACTATGCTCGAGAAAACGGCTACTTGAAAGAAGATGCTTCATGAGCGAGCAGGTTAATCGCTCTGGCGAGTGTCAAGAAATTTACCAATCGCTAGTTTTGTTTATCGATCGGGAAAATTGCGAAGGTGCCGAAGTGAGGATTCAAGCCCACTTGCAAACCTGTGACTCCTGTTGCTCAGAGCGCGATTCTCTGGAGTTAGTGAAGCAATTAATCGCCAGATCCTGCTGCCCTGAGCCAGCGCCTAGTGAGTTTCGGGTAAAGATTAGCCAATTAATTGCTCAAATCGAGATAGAAGCGACCGAGGGTTCGTAACACCTAGATTCCTGCTCTATCCTTAAGATTAGACATTTCTAGCAAGGAGCCCTCATGAGCAAGCGTGGTCGTAAGAAGCGTGATCGCAAGAAGAACAAAGCAAATCACGGTCGTCGTCCCAATTCCTAATTTGCCATAGCAAGTTACGCTGATTGAGTGAACGTCACAAGCACGGAATTACCCGGTATCGCAGCTGAGCGTACCGATCTTTCGACTGCTGAAGTCGAGCATCTACAGTTGCTCTTGAGTGACTGGACCATGATTGCCGACTTGGCATTTGCCGACCTGATCTTGTGGCTGCCCACATGGAACGAAGCGGGATTTATTGCCGCAGGTCAAATCCGCCCAGCAACTGCTCGAACTCACATTCCAAAAGATGTTACGGGCAATTTCGTGCCACGTGGACGACACATCGAACTTGATCGAGCATTTCTCACCGGTGAAATCTGGACCGGCGAACCAGTAAGCCAGCACCAAATAACGCAAGCAATTCCCATTTCATTCCTCGGTCGCACAATTGCTGTGCTTGGAAGGTATTCAAGTTCATCCGAAGCGGGACGACTCGAATCAGTTTATGATCGCATCGCGCAAATAATTTTTGAGATGCTCAGCAAAGGTGTTTTCCCGCGAGTTACGCACAATGACCAAGGCACTGGTGGTCGTGGTGGAGCGCCTCGAGTAGGTGATGGGCTCGTCTTGCTAGACAAATCTGGAATCATAGAGTTTGCTAGCCCAAATGCAACTTCAGCATTTCGCCGTCTGGGTGTTGCAATTGATGTCGAAGGTCAAGTCCTGGCTGACCTAGTTGCCCAATTGAACAAGCAAGGCGTGCCAATCAATGACACCTTAAGTCTGGTTGCCCGTGGTCGGATTCAGGCAACTGCCGAACTTGAGGGCTCCCACTCATCCGCAACCTTGCGATCAATTCCATTAGTTTCTAGTCAGCAGGATTCAGAGACACTCAATTCAGCTGGAACTCTGGTGCTGATCCGAGATGTCACCGATTTACGTCGCCGCGAGCAGGCGCTACTTGGTAAAGATGCTGCAATTCGCGAAATTCATCACCGCGTAAAAAATAATCTACAAACAGTGGCTTCATTATTGCGCCTGCAAGGTCGGCGTTTAACCGATAGTTCTGCCCAACTTGAATTAGCTGAAGCCGGGCGGCGGATTGCTACTATCGCGGTGGTGCACGATCTCTTGGCGCATAACCCGGGCGAAACGGTTGACTTTGATGAAGTGGTTGGTCGGGTCATCCCATTAAGTATTGAGACTGCCGCTACGAATGAAGTAAAAACAGATTTTGTTGGCTCTTTTGGAATATTACCGAGCGATACTGCAACCACATTAGCTTTAGTAATTACTGAACTGGTAGCAAATTCAGTTGAACATGCGTTAGCGGGAAGGAACCAAGTAGCAATCACCATCACCGCCGAGCGTGATCAAGATCAGGTTCAGGTTGCGATTTCAGATGATGGCCCAGGGATCCCAATTCCGCTTAGTGATAATCAAGGACTTGGACTGGCCATTGTGACCACATTGGTCGCCGACGAACTTGGTGGCTCTATTGATTTTCAACACTTAAGTCCCGGGTCTAGTATGCCTGGCACTAGGGTTGTAGTTTCGCTACCGATTAATCGGTGATTGGCGTTTGTTAGAGTGCAGAAACGTCTGATTCAAAGACATGCGGGGCTGGCTCCAGGCCACGAGCACGAGCGCGTTGCGCGCGTCGTTTAATTGCCCGGCGCTCATCTTCACTGGTTCCACCCCAAACTCCCGAGTCTTGGCCAGTCTCTAGGGCCCACTTCAGACATGGTTCAATGACTGGACAACGGCGACATACGGCCTTTGCTTCCTCAATTTGCAGCAGAGCAGGACCAGTATTTCCAATGGGAAAGAACAACTCGGGATCCTCTTCGCGACAGACTGCCTCATGGCGCCAGTCCACTAGAACCTCCCAAGCCTTGAAAAATCAGGGTTTTTCCGGCCGGAGGCCCGAAATTCCTACGGTTTTGTGCCTAATTTTTTGGTGGCACCCCTCTATCATCGCCGAGATTCTGAGCAGTCGCAATAGGTAAGCCAATATTGGGCAAAAGTTTTTCACTTTTTGCTTAAATCCCAACTGAAATTTCCCGATCGAATCTCGGTACCCTTTAGTCATGCGAAAACTTGCAGTTGGCTGTGGATATTTAGAATCGTTGGCGTTAGTTGTTTTCGGCATCTCAGTTTTACTAAAGGAGTCCACACAAACCGGAGTGCGCGGAAGTGGTCCGCATCCGGCCATCTTGTTTGTTATGTATTTGATCTTCGCATTCGGTGTTACTGCGGTAACTAATGGAATCGCAAAGCGATCAAGTTGGGCGAAAACGCCATTTGGCTTGATCCAAGTATTTGCCTTATTGGTGTTTGCCTATTTGCCACTAAGTGGCACGGGTACTCTTGCTCGGCTCAGTGGTGGCGCTGTTGCTTTTGTCGCAGGAGCTGCCCTAGTTTCACTCTGGAAGATTAGGGCCGAAAATTAATCCTGCAGACTTGTGCGCAGTTTTGTTAATGTTTGAGCCAAAATTCTTGAGACATGCATTTGAGAAATACCTAGTGTTCGCGCGATTTCGGTCTGACTCTTGTTTTCAAAGAATCGCATAATTAAGATATCTTTTTCCCGCTCTGGCAAGGCAAGTAGCAGCGGCTTGAGCGATTCGCGGTATTCAACCCCTTCGAGCGCTTCGTCAATCGTGCCGAATCGAGACCCCAAACTCGGAGCATCCGGATCAACAGTGGCATCAAGACTTACCGTTGAGTGAGCCGAGTTTGCATTTATTGCCTCAACTACTTCATCAAGATCAACTTTGAGCGCAGT
The Actinomycetota bacterium genome window above contains:
- the aroA gene encoding 3-phosphoshikimate 1-carboxyvinyltransferase, translated to MVDLWNAPMRNTPLSTHVRIPGSKSLTNRWLVLASLAAGTCRITHPLVARDTRLMAAALSSLGVGIEYSDDAYVVTPGTLCGPAEIDCGLAGTVMRFVPPVAALATGDVRFDGDTGARTRPMHRIIEALKSLEVDVDDELRGTLPFTVHGKGYVAGSKVTLDASASSQFVSALLLAGSRYDGGLEVEHKGGVLPSMPHIDMTIEVLASVGIQVATQIIDERHAIWRVYPGIPNAFNVTVEPDLSNAAPFVAAALVCGGSVTIPDWPLRTTQAGDALRSLLTQMGATVTRSGNDVTFTGGQLHGLTADLHEVGELTPVIAALCALAQGPSHLSGIAHLRGHETDRISALATEINRLGGEVTETADGLIINPQPLHGGSFATYHDHRMAMAGAVLGLAVPNLQIEDIATTGKTLPDFDVMWHVMVNA
- a CDS encoding SOS response-associated peptidase, which codes for MCLSLTADRLILMCGRYALKTDPKIIASQFGVTEAAISGTYLGMLGGTTIAAEQLTAQMLIPSFNIAPTHRVPAVVQIDQQRTLATFQWGLIPSWAKDASIGARLINARVETILEKPSFRNAAQRQHCIIPADGWFEWQTIGARKKVPHYFSRTDGNVLGLAGIYESWQQPGGEKIWSFSLITTEARHPFSEIHDRMPLLVSTQTTELWLTDGPTAIAELLAHQVPMAELTEWEVSSAVGQVRNNNPSLVEPVNPEDEVLPLFR
- a CDS encoding sigma-70 family RNA polymerase sigma factor, giving the protein MSPSDAKDISEETEGQSKSKLSPELTARFEQDALPFLDQIYAGALRMTRNPSDAQDLVQETFIKAFRAFGGFQEGTNLKAWLYRILTNTYINQYRKAQREPRVNPTDEIHDWQMADAARHSSGGLRSAESEALDLLPNTVIADAFAQVPDDFRNAVYLADVEGFAYKEIAEIMDVPVGTVMSRLHRGRKALRELLSDYARENGYLKEDAS
- a CDS encoding mycothiol system anti-sigma-R factor; this encodes MSEQVNRSGECQEIYQSLVLFIDRENCEGAEVRIQAHLQTCDSCCSERDSLELVKQLIARSCCPEPAPSEFRVKISQLIAQIEIEATEGS
- a CDS encoding ATPase → MNVTSTELPGIAAERTDLSTAEVEHLQLLLSDWTMIADLAFADLILWLPTWNEAGFIAAGQIRPATARTHIPKDVTGNFVPRGRHIELDRAFLTGEIWTGEPVSQHQITQAIPISFLGRTIAVLGRYSSSSEAGRLESVYDRIAQIIFEMLSKGVFPRVTHNDQGTGGRGGAPRVGDGLVLLDKSGIIEFASPNATSAFRRLGVAIDVEGQVLADLVAQLNKQGVPINDTLSLVARGRIQATAELEGSHSSATLRSIPLVSSQQDSETLNSAGTLVLIRDVTDLRRREQALLGKDAAIREIHHRVKNNLQTVASLLRLQGRRLTDSSAQLELAEAGRRIATIAVVHDLLAHNPGETVDFDEVVGRVIPLSIETAATNEVKTDFVGSFGILPSDTATTLALVITELVANSVEHALAGRNQVAITITAERDQDQVQVAISDDGPGIPIPLSDNQGLGLAIVTTLVADELGGSIDFQHLSPGSSMPGTRVVVSLPINR
- a CDS encoding WhiB family transcriptional regulator, whose translation is MDWRHEAVCREEDPELFFPIGNTGPALLQIEEAKAVCRRCPVIEPCLKWALETGQDSGVWGGTSEDERRAIKRRAQRARARGLEPAPHVFESDVSAL